The sequence CTATGTGCTCGCGATGGGGCTCGTCGCCACGACGCTCGCGTTCATCTTCGCACAGACGATCCGACCGGCGCTGTTCACCAAGAAGCGGGCCGTCGTCTCCGGCCTCGCGGTGCTCACCGGCACGCTGATCGAGAAGATCCTGTTCGTCGTCGAGGGATTCCTGCACCCGACGCTGGACATCTACGGCGCAGTGCCCGGCGAGTACTTCCCGAGCCTCATCGAGATCGCGTCGCTCGTCGGCACGGTCGGGATGGTGACCCTGTTCTTCCTCACGGTGGCCAAACTGTTCCCGGTCGTCGAGCTCCACGCGATCGAACACCTTCAGGAGAAACAGGCGCCCCAGGAGGAACCGGTGATTCACGACGACTGACAGCCAGCCCGTTATCGTCCCTAGTGAACGGAGTCACGCCTCGACGATCGTTTCGCCGTCGGGTTCCGATCGAACGAGAAGGCCGGATACTCGAGGCCGGTCGCCGACCGTCACTCGGAGTAGCCTTCCTGCAGGAACGCGCCCTCGGTCTCGTAGATCGAGAGGAGCTCCTCGAGGAACTCCTCGTAGGATTCGCCCTCTTCGCAGTGGCTGTCGATCCGTTCTTTCATGTCGTCGCTGAGTTCGATGGTGTGAGTCATAGCTGGACGGAAGCGGACGCTCCGACCGTATCGTCGTCATCAGCCGTCAAATAGTCCAGGGGCGCGTTTGCAGCGCAACCAGTCGCGTGACGGCCGATCGGCGCGGGGCTGGCACGGGACGGCCTGACAGTTAACCCGGTCGTCGTGATAGCGCCGGGTATGACAGCGACACTGACCGACGACGAGGTTGGCAAGACAGTTGTCGACGCCGAAGGCAAGGAGCTCGGTATCGTCGCGAAAGTCGAGAACGGTCGCGCCTCCGTCGATCCGAACCCGTCGATCGCGGAGCAGTTGCTCGCCTCGCTGGGCGTCGAGGGCGAGGACAACGAGGACTACGTCGTCACCGAGGACATGCTCGATTCCGTCGGCGAGGAGATCGTGCTGCGGGGCAACCTCTGAGGCGTCGGACAGCCACCCGGAAGACCGTCCGCGGTTACTGCTCGAACGACTGTTCGCGCCAGGTCGTCCAGTCGTAGAGCCGCTCGAGTTCGCCGCCCTGCTGGCGGATAGCGACGGCGGTGTCGAACAGGAAGGCGGCGACCAGCGTCGTGCCGACGATCCAGACCGCGTCGATCAGCGCCCCGTACCCCGACAGGTAGCCGGCCACGAGATCGACGGAGACGACGGCGGCGAGACAGAGGATCGCCGGCAGCAGGTGGCGCGTCAGCGCCGCGAGCGTCGTCCCCTCGTGGACCCGGACCGTCCGGACGGCGTAGAGCACGGCCCACGCCGAGGTGACGATCCAGCCAACGGCGATCACCGGGTGCGTCCAGTCGCTCCCCAGGAGGAAGGTTCCCCACCAGGCGGCGACGAAGACCGCGACGACGGCGTAGTCGGCCCATGCGGGGACCAGTCGCGACCGCCCCTCCCTGGGCCGCTCGGCGTGGTACATCGCTCGGATCGCCAGCGCGAGAAAGAGGATGAAGAACAGCACCGCACCCTCGGCGAACAGGGAGAGCGAGTCGGCCTCGAGCATCACCGTCGCGATGTCGGCGACGGAGTACACGATCGCGGCGCCGATCGCGGCGAAGAGGTACCACTGCGCTTCGCGGACGTCGGCGACGAGGACGTCGCGGACGAAGACGGACGTGTAGTACAGCAGGACGAGTGCGGCGACGCCGACCGCGAGGGAGGCGAACAGCTGCCCGATCGCGACCGTCGCTTCCGGATCGCTGGCGTCGAACGCGAGTAGCGGTGCCGGGACGGACATCATCGGGCGAGTGTTGCTCGGGGTTCCTGTAAAAGCCCACCCTCAGTTACCGTGGGTC comes from Haloterrigena salifodinae and encodes:
- a CDS encoding DUF7557 family protein, whose translation is MTHTIELSDDMKERIDSHCEEGESYEEFLEELLSIYETEGAFLQEGYSE